In Roseiconus lacunae, one genomic interval encodes:
- a CDS encoding CBS domain-containing protein: MPHTCARDMMVSNLTTLSPTMDVMEALDVLLKHRISGAPVVDENKRFLGIFSEKSCIRFVVDAAYEQMPVTDLMSFVDSRPPTIRPETDLLTIAQTFLDAACRRLPVLDDEGRLLGQISRRDVMREVRDHLKKQIPVATGAGLYLSAVVEGIDRPFRASGR, from the coding sequence ATGCCTCACACATGCGCACGCGACATGATGGTTTCCAACTTAACGACTTTGTCCCCAACGATGGACGTGATGGAAGCGTTGGACGTCTTATTAAAGCATCGAATTTCGGGGGCACCCGTTGTCGACGAGAACAAGCGATTCCTTGGGATCTTTTCGGAGAAGTCTTGTATCCGTTTCGTCGTCGATGCGGCGTATGAGCAGATGCCCGTGACCGACCTGATGTCGTTTGTAGACTCTCGACCACCGACGATTCGCCCCGAAACCGACTTGCTGACGATTGCCCAGACCTTTCTCGATGCCGCTTGTCGTCGTTTACCGGTGCTCGACGACGAAGGTCGGCTTCTCGGGCAAATCTCTCGCCGTGATGTGATGCGCGAAGTCCGCGATCATTTGAAAAAGCAGATCCCGGTGGCCACCGGGGCGGGGCTGTACCTGAGCGCCGTTGTCGAAGGGATCGATCGACCGTTTCGTGCCAGCGGTCGGTAG
- a CDS encoding cytochrome b family protein, whose protein sequence is MKFVILAVLLAILIAFIVMVVKAAKNWRWYHITSAVITMLLAIIFLFPTAAVLKSRQAWHKIKEELEVRLAQVKEENRILQYGDPNDPTAGAGVKNVSLELSKIGTEAGRRWRSLQMANNNNGQITLRTTGNTAASGTAPGIAPGVDPTAEAPAEDAGPLVPVGLVVYGFAEGSYPDLEATVPMAYLGEYKVIASTPEAVTITPTFALEPNQVNIISNGQARLWSLYEMLPLDGHAPFIAEGSRATDDNALGRVDDALINLLFKNAKPETRAAYLRDGTREAPEDPAARWVKIKFEKKYEIDVDSEEQRGALEGGFFDNSGRAVDSRLQRSDTGKVSFAVGDEIIVKEEAARQLINQEQVASLVDTYYLRPLNDYRYVLRKIRLQIREMDVRIAEMQYQEKILDAAITATVDMLAKRQDEKLKLEQDLGQYRVENTALKQYFGQIREELREVKEASSALFKDNYRLMLQIKQSAAESKLTKT, encoded by the coding sequence ATGAAATTTGTAATCCTGGCAGTCTTGTTGGCGATTCTGATCGCTTTCATCGTGATGGTCGTCAAGGCAGCGAAGAACTGGCGTTGGTATCACATCACCAGTGCCGTCATCACGATGTTGCTAGCCATCATCTTTCTGTTTCCCACCGCCGCGGTTTTAAAAAGCCGACAGGCTTGGCACAAGATTAAGGAAGAATTGGAAGTTCGGCTGGCCCAGGTAAAAGAAGAAAACCGTATCCTCCAGTACGGCGATCCGAACGACCCAACCGCCGGTGCTGGCGTTAAAAATGTCTCGCTGGAACTTTCGAAGATCGGGACCGAAGCCGGCCGCCGCTGGCGCAGCTTACAAATGGCTAACAATAACAACGGCCAAATCACCTTGCGTACGACAGGCAACACCGCCGCGTCTGGCACCGCACCAGGAATCGCTCCCGGAGTCGACCCGACCGCCGAAGCTCCGGCCGAGGACGCCGGACCGTTGGTGCCGGTCGGATTGGTCGTTTACGGGTTTGCAGAAGGCAGTTACCCGGATCTTGAAGCCACCGTGCCGATGGCATATCTGGGTGAATACAAAGTGATTGCCAGCACTCCCGAAGCAGTGACGATCACACCAACGTTCGCCCTCGAGCCAAATCAGGTCAACATCATCTCCAATGGGCAAGCACGATTGTGGTCGCTCTACGAAATGTTGCCGCTAGACGGTCACGCGCCCTTTATCGCCGAAGGCAGCCGGGCCACCGACGATAATGCGCTCGGCCGCGTCGATGACGCTCTCATCAACCTGCTCTTCAAGAATGCAAAGCCGGAAACCCGTGCGGCTTACCTTCGTGACGGCACCCGCGAAGCTCCCGAGGACCCGGCGGCACGATGGGTAAAAATCAAGTTCGAAAAGAAATACGAAATTGACGTCGATAGCGAAGAACAACGGGGTGCACTCGAAGGCGGCTTTTTTGATAACTCCGGACGGGCGGTCGACAGCCGACTGCAACGTTCTGACACCGGCAAAGTCTCGTTCGCAGTCGGCGACGAAATCATCGTCAAGGAAGAGGCGGCTCGGCAACTAATCAACCAAGAACAAGTCGCGTCACTGGTCGATACATATTACCTGCGACCATTGAATGACTATCGCTACGTCCTTCGCAAGATCCGCCTACAGATTCGTGAAATGGACGTCCGGATCGCGGAAATGCAGTACCAGGAAAAAATCCTCGACGCGGCGATCACCGCAACGGTCGACATGCTCGCCAAACGCCAGGATGAAAAGCTGAAACTGGAACAGGACCTGGGGCAGTACCGAGTCGAGAACACCGCATTGAAGCAATACTTCGGCCAGATTCGCGAAGAACTGCGAGAAGTCAAAGAGGCTTCATCGGCATTGTTCAAAGACAACTACCGATTGATGCTACAGATCAAGCAGTCCGCCGCAGAGTCAAAGCTAACGAAGACTTGA
- a CDS encoding FG-GAP-like repeat-containing protein — protein MKPIPSPLAASPALVGSVIIACLLCAGCGGNDANSNANGELNSSSEATSKTDRSIDQALHDAVTKKNWSAAKRIGAGALIAEPNDPELLTIVAIANGQLGNETVAADLLVRAARVTGYDVNSQRVQFAVQALVDQGRLYDAITLLEDVIEIHPQAHKYRRMLVGFLGEAQLTNQIPTHMHVLIHARQFDLMLLMATTETSFRRFSSNTIATLLERNPSDLRPLLGRAHTSLESRDVGSAENLLRRILAKHPEFAPAHALLGKALVVQGKTEQLPSWLQEAPQGTSNHAGYWIALGDWALEQGQTAAAIRGFAEATRRNPNESFAWARLANAIAEQQRAIESADRSVRESQHKLSVIAAGIANRRERLLELRQRFSSFVDGNQNSQTAVTEIALTLADLGRLWEAEAWLAIATTLPEQPFANLDEERRGIVENLSIDSDWQHTDRHPELNFDLLDYPVPKIGSVEMIAHGDSAQSADRTISQTPIQLTNQAAQWGLNFYGVVGDGVQGPRVPIHQTLGCGGGIIDFDRDGRPDIAFTAAGGSIAKSDNQPGELFRHLGDSFHAVGSDARLDDRNFSHGVCVGDYNDDGFADVLILNLGPNRLFRNNGDGSFSDASSLLNETRADQWSTSGAIVDLDQDGWNDIVVVNYCDSNEPLNEPCFDSQGNEINCYPLRFQAAFDHCLQGSREGQFRDVTSHRMRPAAPGRGLGIVAGRLDGKHIGAYIANDASVNHYYRWNDEQEGALVELGISSGLAVDAQSLDQGSMGIASWDADHDGDLDFYVTGFAGEYNILYEQKASGLWGDVTAKNGLVEPTLRNVAFGTEAIDLDNDGFEELMVANGHIGDFGPESPPYAQDFQIMRQSKVGTWRVTDPSSLGEYFRTPHIGRALMSADVNMDGRMDCVVTHATEPAALLINQTQSSNHSITFELVDTVNTRDSVGAMIEFEVPNASNRGKEKRTLFRLAGDGYLCSNQAKLIAGIGSATQIDHVVVTWPDGDRQVIGALESNIGYLIVRDQPAFQLDQLSPRSTP, from the coding sequence GTGAAACCAATTCCCTCACCCCTAGCGGCCAGCCCAGCGTTGGTCGGTTCGGTCATCATCGCCTGCCTTTTGTGCGCCGGATGCGGTGGAAACGACGCAAATAGCAATGCCAACGGGGAATTAAATTCATCGAGCGAAGCGACGTCCAAGACTGATCGATCGATCGATCAAGCGTTGCATGACGCGGTGACCAAGAAGAATTGGAGTGCGGCAAAACGTATCGGCGCCGGCGCCTTGATCGCAGAGCCAAACGACCCTGAACTCTTAACCATTGTCGCGATCGCTAATGGGCAACTCGGAAACGAGACCGTCGCTGCGGACTTACTCGTACGGGCCGCCCGAGTTACGGGCTACGACGTGAACAGTCAACGTGTTCAGTTCGCGGTGCAAGCACTGGTGGACCAAGGACGACTGTACGACGCGATCACGTTGCTCGAAGATGTCATTGAAATTCACCCGCAAGCACACAAGTATCGTCGAATGCTGGTCGGCTTCTTAGGCGAAGCGCAGTTGACGAATCAAATCCCCACTCACATGCATGTCCTGATACATGCGAGGCAGTTTGATTTGATGCTGTTGATGGCAACGACAGAAACCAGTTTTCGTCGTTTTTCATCAAATACGATTGCAACGCTACTCGAACGAAATCCTTCCGACCTGCGACCGCTACTCGGACGTGCCCACACGTCGCTCGAATCCCGCGACGTAGGCTCGGCGGAGAACTTACTGCGCCGGATCCTTGCCAAGCATCCCGAGTTTGCACCGGCACACGCTTTACTCGGAAAAGCGCTCGTTGTCCAAGGAAAGACCGAGCAACTCCCCTCCTGGCTTCAAGAAGCACCGCAGGGAACATCGAATCACGCAGGCTACTGGATCGCTTTGGGCGATTGGGCTCTTGAACAAGGTCAGACAGCAGCGGCTATCCGTGGTTTTGCCGAAGCGACTCGCCGAAACCCTAACGAAAGCTTTGCGTGGGCGAGGCTGGCCAATGCGATCGCGGAGCAACAACGTGCCATCGAATCTGCTGACCGATCGGTGAGGGAGTCGCAGCATAAACTGAGCGTTATCGCCGCAGGAATCGCCAACCGCCGCGAACGCCTGCTGGAACTACGTCAACGGTTTTCGAGTTTTGTCGACGGGAACCAGAACAGCCAAACGGCGGTCACCGAGATCGCTCTGACGCTCGCAGATCTGGGACGTCTTTGGGAAGCCGAAGCATGGCTAGCAATCGCGACGACCTTGCCCGAGCAACCGTTCGCGAACCTGGATGAGGAACGACGTGGCATTGTCGAGAACCTGTCTATCGATAGCGATTGGCAACACACAGATCGGCACCCCGAATTGAACTTTGATCTGCTTGACTATCCCGTGCCGAAAATCGGTTCTGTAGAAATGATAGCCCACGGCGATTCCGCACAATCGGCCGATCGAACGATCAGCCAAACGCCGATCCAGCTGACAAACCAAGCCGCCCAATGGGGCCTGAATTTTTATGGCGTTGTCGGCGACGGTGTCCAAGGCCCACGCGTTCCGATCCATCAAACACTCGGTTGTGGCGGTGGGATAATTGACTTTGATCGCGACGGTCGTCCCGACATCGCGTTCACGGCTGCCGGGGGATCGATCGCCAAAAGCGACAATCAACCTGGCGAGTTATTTCGTCATCTCGGTGATTCGTTTCATGCCGTCGGCAGCGACGCGCGATTGGATGATCGAAACTTCTCTCACGGTGTCTGCGTGGGCGATTACAACGATGACGGCTTCGCCGATGTCTTGATCTTGAACCTCGGTCCCAATCGCCTATTCCGTAATAATGGCGACGGATCGTTCAGCGATGCATCGAGTCTGCTGAACGAAACACGGGCCGATCAGTGGAGTACGAGCGGTGCGATTGTCGATCTGGACCAAGATGGCTGGAACGACATCGTGGTCGTCAATTATTGCGATTCCAACGAACCATTGAACGAACCTTGTTTTGACAGCCAAGGAAACGAGATCAACTGCTATCCGCTCCGATTTCAAGCGGCGTTTGATCATTGCCTGCAAGGTAGCCGTGAAGGCCAATTCCGAGACGTCACATCACACCGGATGCGGCCGGCAGCTCCCGGTCGCGGGCTCGGGATTGTCGCCGGCCGTTTGGATGGCAAACACATTGGTGCTTACATCGCAAACGACGCATCGGTGAATCACTACTATCGATGGAATGATGAACAGGAAGGGGCACTGGTCGAACTGGGGATCTCTAGCGGTCTAGCCGTCGATGCCCAATCGCTAGACCAAGGATCGATGGGAATCGCAAGCTGGGATGCCGATCATGATGGCGACTTGGATTTTTACGTCACCGGCTTCGCGGGCGAATACAACATTTTATATGAGCAGAAGGCGTCCGGCCTTTGGGGCGACGTGACCGCAAAAAATGGTTTGGTCGAACCAACGCTTCGAAACGTGGCGTTTGGAACAGAGGCAATTGACCTGGACAATGATGGCTTCGAAGAACTGATGGTCGCCAACGGACACATCGGCGACTTCGGCCCAGAGTCACCGCCTTACGCGCAAGACTTTCAGATCATGCGACAATCCAAGGTCGGCACTTGGCGTGTGACCGATCCTTCGTCGCTCGGCGAATACTTTCGAACACCGCATATCGGAAGAGCGTTAATGTCGGCCGATGTTAATATGGACGGACGTATGGATTGCGTCGTCACACACGCCACCGAACCAGCCGCGCTGTTGATCAACCAGACGCAAAGCAGCAACCATTCGATCACGTTCGAATTGGTCGACACCGTCAACACACGCGATTCGGTCGGTGCAATGATCGAGTTTGAAGTACCGAATGCTTCAAATCGCGGCAAAGAAAAACGAACTCTGTTTCGCCTTGCCGGCGACGGATATCTGTGCAGCAACCAAGCCAAGCTGATCGCCGGAATCGGTTCCGCGACGCAAATCGATCATGTCGTGGTGACCTGGCCCGATGGAGACAGGCAGGTGATCGGGGCGCTCGAAAGCAACATCGGTTACTTGATCGTCCGCGATCAACCTGCGTTTCAACTTGATCAATTATCGCCCCGCTCGACACCGTGA
- a CDS encoding FG-GAP-like repeat-containing protein, whose translation MAPDETKDTPSKTDAPATQMRQAMRENDWGKADTYLHQALITGQDDPELLTDAAKVAALNDRKREAAGLLVQAAEVADYSPTSRVDFAIQGLIDVGELYRAIDLLKDVLHSHPDRLKYRKTLIGFLGEAERTDLITPHLKQLIERRVFDVPLLLAVTDTSARRYSYNTSKILMDRNPSDHRVRLGDAKEFLDKHDAVKCEALLREILDHHPDFAPAYALLGQALMEQRKLDLIPTWNDQAPEDTHQQTAYWLTLGDWSAAHQDFLQAAHSYWRSTQVDPNDSNAWIRLAATLRRLPKTLPHSVDEPTLAAIDERIERLLELRAVYYDFSWEGKDSQREAYKIASVLFSLGRTWEAEAWTAIATTLSRDPSDRLPSLRRSVLTRLRQDPSWVSKIDQPALQLDLSDWPATRLSSTERVARSTFVPKIETHGHLLLRDETETRGLAGFGAKSNPDDAKLAPLIRSTGIGGGTIDYDRDGWPDALIMGAGGTMLKTDSHPNELLRNLEGQFERVTEQAAVGDRGYGQGVAVGDFNEDGFADLFFANLGKNRLLRNNGDGTFTDCTDQLRDQGWQEWSTCGAFIDVNRDGITDLLTTNYCRTIENMDQACPDDQGVPGPCHPLVFPAHRDQFFLGTPLGNLVDRSDTLFADVLPGRGLGIVAGTLNGSHLGAFIANDMSPNAYYTSQWDSSQSDPGKAGLIESGAASGLAVDGRTIAQASMGIACDDLDGDGDLDFYVTGFGREYNIVYDQVSPGLWQDITNQLGLVRPTLQLVGFGTEAIDFDDDGISELIVTNGHIGDFNEPDSLPYAQAMQLFRRDRSGGFDRVDDDAWGRYFREPHVGRALWTIDANRDGRSDVMVTHSYEPICLIVNHTTTDHHRVSFRLVGTDSSRDAIGAIIRFRCGSRTRTLWALSGSGYLCSNEPELRAGLGSETLITDVSVTWPDGSVEDFGTLSADQTYLLVQGDRTAYLDSKDSPQPLPAN comes from the coding sequence GTGGCGCCGGACGAAACCAAAGACACACCATCTAAAACCGACGCACCAGCGACGCAGATGCGCCAGGCAATGCGGGAGAACGACTGGGGAAAAGCCGACACGTATTTGCACCAAGCTTTAATCACCGGTCAAGACGATCCCGAATTGCTAACTGATGCCGCGAAGGTTGCGGCACTGAATGACCGTAAGCGCGAGGCCGCTGGGTTACTCGTGCAAGCAGCCGAGGTCGCCGACTACTCCCCCACCTCACGCGTTGACTTTGCGATCCAAGGCTTGATCGATGTTGGCGAACTTTACCGAGCCATTGATTTGCTGAAGGACGTCTTGCACTCACACCCCGATCGCTTGAAGTATCGCAAAACGTTGATCGGTTTTTTGGGTGAGGCCGAACGCACCGACTTGATCACTCCACACTTAAAGCAACTGATCGAGCGCCGTGTCTTTGATGTCCCGTTGCTGTTAGCAGTCACCGATACCTCGGCACGACGTTACTCCTACAACACGTCGAAGATATTGATGGATCGCAACCCATCGGATCATCGCGTACGGTTAGGCGATGCCAAAGAATTCTTAGACAAACACGACGCGGTGAAATGTGAAGCGCTGCTGCGTGAAATCCTTGACCATCATCCCGACTTTGCCCCAGCCTACGCTTTGCTCGGCCAGGCACTGATGGAACAACGGAAGCTGGACTTGATTCCCACCTGGAACGATCAGGCACCAGAAGACACCCACCAGCAAACCGCCTACTGGCTAACGCTCGGTGATTGGTCCGCCGCCCACCAAGATTTTCTACAAGCAGCTCATTCTTACTGGCGATCGACCCAAGTAGATCCTAACGATAGCAATGCCTGGATCCGATTGGCCGCTACGCTTCGACGTTTACCCAAGACACTGCCGCACTCGGTCGACGAACCGACCCTCGCTGCGATCGACGAACGGATCGAACGACTGCTTGAACTTCGGGCCGTCTACTACGACTTCAGTTGGGAAGGAAAAGACAGTCAGCGCGAAGCCTATAAAATCGCGAGCGTCTTGTTCTCGCTAGGTCGCACCTGGGAGGCAGAAGCTTGGACCGCGATCGCGACCACCTTATCACGTGATCCCAGCGATCGACTTCCCAGCCTTCGCCGCTCCGTCTTGACCAGACTGCGACAAGACCCAAGCTGGGTTTCAAAAATCGACCAACCCGCCCTGCAACTGGATTTATCCGATTGGCCCGCCACGCGTCTTTCGTCCACCGAGCGCGTTGCCCGGTCAACGTTCGTGCCCAAAATTGAAACCCATGGTCATCTATTGCTCCGCGACGAGACGGAGACTCGCGGACTAGCCGGTTTCGGGGCGAAGAGCAATCCTGATGACGCCAAGCTGGCTCCGTTGATCCGTTCGACGGGCATCGGCGGCGGGACGATCGACTATGATCGCGATGGGTGGCCGGATGCATTGATCATGGGCGCCGGCGGTACGATGCTGAAAACCGACAGCCATCCCAACGAGTTACTTCGAAACCTCGAAGGCCAATTCGAACGCGTGACCGAGCAAGCCGCCGTCGGTGACCGTGGCTATGGGCAAGGCGTCGCGGTCGGGGATTTCAACGAGGACGGATTTGCCGATCTGTTTTTTGCGAACTTAGGGAAGAATCGCCTGCTTCGAAACAATGGCGACGGAACCTTCACCGACTGCACCGATCAACTTCGCGATCAAGGTTGGCAAGAATGGAGCACTTGCGGTGCTTTCATTGACGTTAATCGTGATGGGATAACCGACTTGCTGACCACCAACTACTGCCGAACGATCGAAAACATGGACCAGGCCTGCCCTGACGATCAAGGCGTTCCCGGCCCCTGCCATCCCCTTGTCTTCCCCGCCCATCGCGATCAGTTTTTCTTAGGAACTCCTCTAGGCAATCTTGTCGACCGATCAGACACGTTGTTCGCGGATGTTTTGCCCGGACGTGGACTAGGGATCGTCGCGGGAACTTTGAATGGAAGTCATCTGGGCGCGTTTATCGCCAACGACATGTCGCCGAACGCCTACTACACCTCCCAGTGGGACTCGTCGCAGTCGGATCCCGGCAAAGCTGGATTGATCGAAAGCGGTGCGGCAAGCGGACTAGCCGTTGATGGGCGTACGATCGCACAGGCATCGATGGGGATCGCATGCGATGACCTTGACGGCGATGGTGACTTGGATTTTTACGTCACCGGTTTCGGTCGAGAATACAACATCGTGTACGATCAAGTCTCACCGGGACTCTGGCAAGACATCACCAACCAATTGGGGCTGGTACGCCCGACGCTTCAATTGGTCGGCTTTGGTACCGAAGCAATCGATTTTGATGACGACGGAATTTCCGAGTTGATCGTAACGAACGGTCATATCGGTGACTTCAACGAGCCCGATAGTCTGCCTTACGCCCAGGCGATGCAGTTGTTCCGGCGCGATCGAAGCGGCGGCTTTGATCGCGTCGATGACGATGCCTGGGGACGCTACTTCCGTGAACCACACGTCGGCCGTGCGTTGTGGACGATCGACGCCAATCGAGATGGCCGCAGCGATGTGATGGTAACGCACTCGTACGAACCGATCTGCTTGATCGTTAATCATACGACAACGGATCATCACCGAGTTTCATTTCGTTTGGTAGGAACCGACTCCAGTCGTGACGCGATTGGCGCGATCATTCGATTTCGCTGTGGTAGTCGAACACGAACCTTGTGGGCCTTGTCCGGAAGCGGCTATCTGTGCAGCAATGAACCTGAACTTCGCGCCGGACTGGGGTCAGAAACGTTGATCACCGACGTATCGGTGACATGGCCTGATGGATCGGTTGAAGATTTCGGGACACTTTCGGCCGATCAGACGTACTTGCTAGTCCAGGGTGATCGCACCGCATATCTCGACTCGAAAGACTCGCCCCAACCGTTACCCGCTAATTGA
- a CDS encoding DUF1559 domain-containing protein, with translation MRQTRQRTGGFTLVELLVVIAIIGILVGLLLPAVQAAREAARRMSCSNNFKQIGLAIHNYHSAYKQLPVAGGGSGIDHTGGNLGGQEWWRPSNNTNNECLSVHVGLTPFFEQQGLWDHISNPSVKTVTDGYAIPANGGMWPAMGPSPRDQWEYVPWATEIPTLRCPSDPGTGQPALARSNYAACMGDSCHIVQQDNFKNNNLTPGDGWRAQRALATDRGFFGVRRESKFRDVLDGLSNTVAMGEIISDLGDLDRRSAVSVNNGAPWDSVGTSGPQYQPIWCSDQNQLDPENPNFWCAGGAVGCTEPQLVHSDRQSRGMNWAFYQCTSNMVWTIRPPNAESCMTGHQDSSGALAPASRHQGGAHVLMGDGAVIFITDSIESGDQRAPSPSFYSRAKKSPYGLWGAMGTRASKEVIDESLNQ, from the coding sequence ATGAGACAGACTCGTCAGCGTACCGGCGGTTTCACCTTGGTGGAACTTCTGGTCGTCATCGCCATCATTGGAATTCTGGTTGGCTTGTTATTGCCAGCCGTCCAAGCCGCGCGTGAAGCGGCACGTCGAATGTCTTGCAGTAACAACTTCAAGCAGATCGGCCTTGCGATTCACAACTACCACTCTGCCTACAAGCAGCTTCCCGTCGCGGGCGGCGGTTCGGGCATTGACCACACCGGTGGCAATTTGGGCGGACAAGAGTGGTGGCGTCCATCGAACAACACCAACAACGAATGCTTGAGCGTTCATGTTGGGTTGACCCCATTCTTTGAACAACAAGGTTTGTGGGATCACATCAGTAACCCGAGCGTTAAAACGGTCACCGACGGATACGCCATTCCGGCGAACGGCGGGATGTGGCCCGCGATGGGACCGAGTCCGCGTGACCAGTGGGAATACGTGCCATGGGCGACGGAGATCCCAACCCTGCGCTGCCCCAGCGACCCGGGAACCGGCCAGCCGGCACTCGCCCGTTCGAACTACGCCGCCTGCATGGGTGATTCCTGTCACATCGTTCAACAGGACAACTTTAAGAACAACAACTTGACCCCCGGTGACGGCTGGCGTGCACAGCGTGCGTTGGCGACCGACCGCGGTTTCTTTGGTGTTCGCCGTGAGTCGAAGTTCCGAGACGTTCTTGATGGACTATCCAACACCGTTGCGATGGGTGAAATCATCTCTGACCTTGGTGACTTGGATCGCCGTAGTGCCGTTTCGGTCAACAACGGAGCGCCATGGGATAGCGTCGGAACAAGCGGTCCGCAGTACCAACCGATTTGGTGTTCGGACCAGAACCAACTTGATCCCGAAAATCCGAACTTCTGGTGTGCGGGTGGCGCAGTCGGTTGTACCGAACCCCAATTGGTACACAGTGATCGTCAATCACGTGGGATGAACTGGGCGTTCTATCAATGTACCTCGAACATGGTCTGGACGATTCGTCCGCCGAATGCCGAGTCGTGCATGACCGGCCACCAGGATTCTTCTGGTGCGCTTGCCCCGGCAAGTCGTCACCAAGGTGGTGCACACGTCCTGATGGGTGACGGTGCGGTGATCTTCATTACCGATTCGATTGAATCCGGTGATCAACGAGCCCCCTCACCCAGTTTCTATTCGCGTGCCAAGAAGAGCCCGTATGGCTTGTGGGGTGCGATGGGAACTCGAGCTTCGAAAGAAGTGATTGATGAGTCGCTGAACCAGTAA